The proteins below are encoded in one region of Caulobacter henricii:
- a CDS encoding YqgE/AlgH family protein yields the protein MNRDTPDEADFLTGRLLVAMPGIEDERFERAVLYMCAHDEDQAMAITVNRPVEGLTVFELLDKLGVRSEIRTPGHLVLMGGPVELERGFVLHTDDFNSPDSTLALHDGLALTATRDVLDALGSHERQPRRAILALGYAGWGPGQLEQEVRDNIWLVCDADEELLFDDDHAHKWTRALAKLGISADHLSSQAGRA from the coding sequence ATGAACCGCGACACCCCTGACGAGGCGGACTTCCTGACCGGCCGGCTGCTGGTGGCCATGCCGGGCATTGAGGATGAGCGCTTCGAGCGCGCCGTCCTCTATATGTGCGCCCATGACGAAGACCAGGCGATGGCCATCACCGTCAATCGCCCGGTCGAGGGCCTGACGGTGTTTGAACTGCTCGACAAGCTGGGGGTCCGGTCCGAGATCAGGACTCCGGGCCATCTCGTCCTGATGGGCGGGCCGGTGGAGCTGGAGCGGGGCTTTGTCCTGCACACCGACGATTTCAACTCGCCCGATTCGACCCTGGCCCTGCACGATGGCCTGGCCCTGACCGCCACCCGCGACGTCCTCGACGCCCTGGGCAGCCATGAGCGCCAGCCGCGGCGGGCGATCCTGGCCCTGGGCTATGCCGGCTGGGGCCCCGGCCAGCTGGAGCAGGAGGTGCGCGACAACATCTGGCTGGTCTGCGACGCCGACGAGGAGCTGCTGTTCGACGACGACCACGCCCACAAATGGACGCGGGCCCTGGCCAAGCTGGGGATCTCGGCCGATCACCTGTCGAGCCAGGCGGGCCGGGCTTAG
- a CDS encoding peroxiredoxin — protein MTIKVGDTLPAATFMTSTAEGPAPVTTDDLFKGKTVALFAVPGAFTPTCSAKHLPGFKEHAAEFKAKGVDTIACVSVNDLFVMKAWGKDQGIDGEVLLLADGNGDFTRAVGLDFDGSKFGMGSRSQRYSLIAKDGVVTALNVEEGGEFKVSSADYMLGQL, from the coding sequence ATGACGATCAAGGTTGGCGACACGCTTCCCGCGGCGACTTTCATGACCAGCACGGCCGAAGGGCCTGCACCGGTCACCACCGATGACCTGTTCAAGGGCAAGACCGTCGCCCTGTTTGCCGTTCCCGGCGCCTTTACCCCGACCTGTTCGGCCAAGCACCTGCCGGGCTTCAAGGAGCACGCGGCCGAGTTCAAGGCCAAGGGCGTCGACACCATCGCCTGCGTCTCGGTCAACGACCTGTTCGTGATGAAGGCCTGGGGCAAGGACCAGGGCATCGACGGCGAAGTGCTGCTGCTGGCTGACGGCAATGGCGACTTCACCCGCGCCGTGGGCCTCGACTTCGACGGCTCCAAGTTCGGCATGGGCTCGCGCTCGCAGCGCTATTCCCTGATCGCCAAGGACGGCGTCGTCACCGCGCTGAACGTCGAGGAAGGCGGAGAGTTCAAGGTCTCGTCGGCCGACTACATGCTGGGTCAGCTCTAA
- a CDS encoding putative bifunctional diguanylate cyclase/phosphodiesterase, with amino-acid sequence MSFRATDRRIWDTTATLEALGAADVALWVWEPEADRLRINGAARALGLGPLAPECSSAAFRALALPQDRAQAEDVLKVREPGSEVMARLRLRGSETCIWRGVWLEEGVRAAGVVAPEVKFAASGRCDLTGLLDRRSFIARARERLRHEGVHELVVADVDRLRRLNEALGHERADLVLAALGSRLAAAFPTGSILGRIGEDEFAVLCEPRGFEPAELLRNALEQPLRVAGFDIHPTLSIGAVNAEGGEDAPEATELLRRAELAVEAASAAGRGGAAAYGRSMETDGLSRLALEADLRGAIARGEITPYFQPVVRLSTGALSGFEALARWLHPRRGMLPPDEFLPLIEEMGLMSELGEHMMRTAGAQLAAWRRSHPAVGALTVSVNLSTGEIDRPGLVHDVAQVLKINNLPRGALKLEVTESDIMRDPERAAVILKTLRDAGAGLALDDFGTGFSSLQYLTRLPFDTLKIDRYFVRTMGGNPGSAKIVRSVVKLGQDLDLEVVAEGVENAEMAAALQALGCDYGQGFGYAPALSPQEAEVYLNEAYVDGAAPVKARG; translated from the coding sequence ATGTCGTTTCGGGCTACGGACCGCAGGATCTGGGACACGACCGCCACGCTGGAAGCGTTGGGTGCGGCCGATGTGGCCCTGTGGGTCTGGGAGCCCGAGGCCGACCGCCTGAGGATCAATGGCGCGGCCCGCGCCCTTGGCCTCGGCCCCCTGGCCCCGGAATGCTCCTCGGCTGCCTTCCGCGCCCTGGCCCTGCCGCAGGATCGCGCCCAGGCCGAGGACGTCCTGAAGGTCCGCGAGCCGGGCTCGGAAGTCATGGCCCGTCTGCGCCTGCGCGGGTCCGAGACCTGCATCTGGCGGGGCGTCTGGCTGGAGGAGGGGGTCCGCGCTGCCGGCGTCGTCGCTCCCGAAGTGAAATTCGCCGCCTCGGGCCGCTGTGACCTGACCGGCCTGCTGGATCGCCGCAGCTTCATCGCCCGCGCCCGCGAACGTCTGCGCCATGAGGGTGTGCATGAACTGGTGGTCGCCGATGTCGATCGCCTGCGCCGCCTGAACGAGGCCCTGGGCCACGAACGCGCCGATCTGGTGCTGGCCGCCCTCGGCTCGCGCCTGGCCGCCGCCTTTCCGACCGGCTCGATCCTGGGCCGGATCGGCGAGGACGAGTTTGCCGTGCTGTGCGAGCCGCGGGGCTTCGAGCCCGCCGAGCTGCTGCGCAATGCCCTGGAACAGCCGCTGCGGGTCGCCGGCTTTGATATCCACCCGACCCTGTCGATCGGGGCCGTCAATGCCGAGGGCGGCGAGGATGCGCCCGAGGCGACCGAACTTCTGCGTCGGGCCGAACTGGCCGTCGAGGCCGCCTCGGCCGCCGGTCGCGGCGGGGCCGCCGCCTATGGCCGGTCGATGGAAACCGACGGCCTGTCGCGTCTGGCGCTCGAGGCCGATCTGCGCGGAGCCATAGCTCGCGGCGAGATCACCCCCTATTTCCAGCCGGTCGTACGCCTGTCGACCGGGGCCCTGTCGGGCTTCGAAGCCCTGGCCCGCTGGCTGCACCCGCGCCGGGGCATGCTGCCGCCCGACGAGTTCCTCCCGCTGATCGAGGAAATGGGCCTGATGAGCGAGCTGGGCGAGCACATGATGCGCACCGCCGGCGCGCAGCTGGCCGCCTGGCGTCGCAGCCATCCGGCCGTCGGGGCCCTCACCGTCAGCGTCAACCTGTCGACTGGCGAGATCGACCGTCCCGGCCTGGTCCATGACGTGGCCCAGGTGCTGAAGATCAACAACCTGCCGCGCGGGGCCCTGAAGCTCGAGGTCACCGAAAGCGACATCATGCGCGATCCGGAACGGGCTGCCGTGATCCTCAAGACCCTGCGCGACGCCGGCGCCGGCCTGGCCCTGGATGACTTCGGCACCGGCTTCTCGTCGCTGCAATATCTGACGCGCCTGCCGTTCGACACCCTGAAGATCGACCGCTATTTCGTCCGCACCATGGGCGGCAATCCGGGTTCGGCCAAGATCGTCCGCTCGGTGGTCAAGCTGGGCCAGGACCTGGATCTGGAAGTGGTGGCCGAAGGCGTCGAGAACGCCGAAATGGCCGCCGCCCTGCAGGCGCTGGGCTGCGACTACGGCCAGGGCTTCGGCTACGCCCCGGCCCTGTCGCCGCAGGAGGCCGAGGTCTATCTGAACGAGGCCTATGTCGATGGCGCGGCGCCGGTGAAGGCGCGGGGCTGA
- a CDS encoding L-threonylcarbamoyladenylate synthase translates to MGEYGSDRGQGEGQLRPDGQAEIGPQAAIEGAARALAAGELVLLPTETVYGLGADAANPTAVAAIFAAKGRPRFNPLIAHVADLETAARIAMLDDRALALAQAFWPGPLTLVAPIRDTEAVCDLARAGLDTVAIRLPGHPLARAVLAAFGGAVVAPSANRSGRPSPTTHADAVSETGEACAVTLDGGPCEVGLESTVVAVLDGPPRLLRPGAVTRAQLEAVVGPLAEAADDARRSPGRMALHYAPDAPVRIDAAGPQAGEAFLAFGPWPDGEGVFNLSPTGDLAEAAAKLFSYLRAADRTHPVGIAVATIPDQGLGEAINDRLRRAAGFIG, encoded by the coding sequence ATGGGCGAGTACGGATCAGATCGCGGCCAAGGTGAAGGTCAGCTTCGCCCTGACGGCCAAGCGGAAATAGGCCCTCAAGCGGCGATAGAGGGGGCCGCGCGCGCCCTCGCGGCCGGTGAGCTCGTGCTGCTGCCGACCGAGACCGTCTATGGCCTGGGTGCCGATGCCGCCAACCCGACCGCCGTGGCGGCGATCTTCGCGGCCAAGGGCCGTCCGCGCTTCAATCCGCTGATCGCCCATGTCGCCGACCTGGAGACGGCCGCCCGTATCGCCATGCTGGATGACCGCGCCCTGGCCCTGGCCCAGGCCTTCTGGCCCGGCCCCCTGACCCTGGTCGCGCCGATCCGGGACACAGAGGCGGTCTGCGACCTGGCCCGGGCGGGGCTCGACACCGTGGCGATCCGCCTGCCGGGACATCCCCTGGCCCGGGCCGTGCTGGCCGCGTTCGGCGGAGCGGTGGTGGCCCCCTCGGCCAATCGCTCGGGCCGGCCCAGTCCCACCACCCATGCCGACGCCGTCTCCGAGACCGGCGAGGCCTGTGCGGTCACCCTCGATGGCGGGCCCTGCGAGGTCGGCCTGGAATCCACCGTCGTCGCCGTGCTCGACGGCCCGCCGCGCCTGCTGCGCCCCGGGGCCGTGACCCGGGCCCAGCTCGAGGCCGTGGTCGGGCCCCTGGCGGAGGCCGCAGACGACGCCAGGCGCTCACCCGGCCGCATGGCCCTGCACTATGCCCCCGATGCCCCGGTGCGGATCGACGCCGCCGGGCCGCAGGCGGGCGAGGCCTTCCTGGCCTTCGGTCCGTGGCCGGACGGGGAGGGCGTGTTCAATCTCAGCCCGACCGGCGATCTCGCCGAGGCCGCGGCCAAGCTGTTCTCTTATCTCCGAGCCGCTGACCGGACCCATCCGGTGGGCATCGCCGTGGCCACCATTCCCGATCAGGGCCTGGGCGAGGCGATCAATGACCGTCTGCGCCGCGCCGCCGGGTTCATAGGATAG
- a CDS encoding YceI family protein translates to MIRPFAYAALAAALLSAPAAMAAPGVTSTKPADLPAGEYSLDKTHAVLTAKLKHMGFSNYTLRFTRLDASFTYDPKAPEASKINVTVDPASIDTSTGADAFGLKFNKELAGDGWLETAKYPTITFVSTKVDVGNGQTGKVTGDLTFHGVTKPVVLDVTFNGVGGSFMPGSVKTGFSASTTIKRSEFGVSKYVPLVGDDVTLNIEVEFNKK, encoded by the coding sequence ATGATCCGTCCCTTCGCCTATGCCGCGCTCGCCGCCGCCCTGCTTTCGGCTCCCGCCGCCATGGCCGCACCGGGCGTGACCTCGACCAAGCCCGCTGATCTGCCGGCCGGCGAATACAGCCTCGACAAGACCCATGCGGTGCTGACCGCCAAGCTCAAGCACATGGGCTTCTCCAACTACACCCTGCGCTTCACCCGCCTCGATGCCAGCTTCACCTATGATCCCAAGGCCCCGGAAGCCTCGAAGATCAATGTCACGGTCGACCCGGCCTCGATCGACACCTCGACCGGTGCCGACGCCTTCGGCCTGAAGTTCAACAAGGAACTGGCTGGCGACGGCTGGCTGGAAACCGCCAAATATCCGACCATCACCTTCGTCTCGACCAAGGTCGATGTGGGCAACGGCCAGACGGGCAAGGTCACCGGCGACCTGACCTTCCACGGCGTCACCAAGCCGGTGGTGCTGGATGTCACCTTCAACGGTGTCGGCGGCAGCTTCATGCCTGGCAGCGTCAAGACCGGCTTCTCGGCCTCGACCACGATCAAGCGTTCGGAATTCGGCGTTTCCAAGTATGTTCCGCTGGTCGGCGACGACGTGACGCTGAACATCGAAGTCGAGTTCAACAAGAAGTAA
- a CDS encoding type II toxin-antitoxin system VapC family toxin — protein MRIVVDSSVLVAIATFEADRAAYMQAMEAAAEILISPMNYVEAGIVLTGKGVFVSRDSFDAWLADYRVMIASEPVVDAVALDAYLRFGKGHHPARLNLADCFAYALAKSLDAPLLYKGDDFLLTDVRSALD, from the coding sequence GTGAGGATTGTCGTCGATAGCTCGGTGCTCGTGGCGATCGCCACCTTCGAGGCAGACAGGGCCGCCTACATGCAGGCCATGGAGGCCGCCGCCGAGATCCTGATCTCGCCGATGAACTATGTCGAAGCCGGCATCGTCCTGACGGGGAAAGGTGTGTTCGTGTCGCGGGACAGTTTCGACGCCTGGCTTGCCGACTATCGGGTAATGATCGCGTCCGAGCCCGTCGTCGACGCCGTCGCCCTCGACGCCTATCTTCGCTTCGGCAAGGGCCACCACCCGGCCAGGCTCAATCTCGCCGACTGCTTCGCCTATGCCCTGGCCAAATCGCTGGACGCACCCCTGCTGTACAAGGGCGACGACTTTCTGCTCACGGACGTCCGCTCAGCGCTAGACTAG
- a CDS encoding acyl-CoA dehydrogenase, with protein MTFRAPVRDIAFSLRHAAGFERLAGAFPDADSDTVEAVLEGAGALAGDILAPLNRQGDLVGATLENGVVRAAPGFGQAYRQFAEGGWNSLAADPDHGGQGLPKSLEIGVFEMVHAANMAFGLCPMLTLGAIEALAHHGSDHQRALYLPRLVSGEWTGTMNLTEPQSGSDLGTITTLATPDGDGGWSITGQKIYITWGDHDVADNIVHLVLARTPDAPPGVKGISLFLAPKVLVEADGTLGAANALRAGGLEHKLGIHGSPTCVMLFEGAKAELVGQLGSGLAHMFTMMNAARLQVGTQGVAIAERAYQQALAFSLERRQGRSAWTGEASARLFDHPDVRRTLMLMKARIEAARGICLSTAVAADLASHGATEADRSAARLREELLTPIAKAWSTDIGVEVASQGVQIHGGMGFIEETGAAQHYRDARIAPIYEGTNGIQAIDLVGRKLSLGEGQAIGDLMDDMRDTIDALNAAGDPAFGTLARRLETALDAASAATAWLIERRARAMPDALSGATAYLKLLGDVVGGWMLAKGALAASAAIAAGEGDAGWLGTKLALARIYAETVLAQVPGQAAGVTLGAADLAATTPEMLGA; from the coding sequence ATGACTTTCCGAGCGCCCGTTCGCGACATCGCCTTCTCCCTGCGGCACGCGGCCGGCTTCGAGCGCCTGGCCGGAGCCTTTCCGGACGCGGATTCCGACACGGTCGAGGCGGTGCTTGAAGGGGCCGGGGCCCTGGCCGGCGACATCCTGGCCCCCCTGAACCGCCAGGGCGACCTGGTCGGGGCGACCCTGGAAAACGGCGTGGTCCGCGCCGCCCCGGGCTTTGGCCAGGCCTATCGTCAGTTCGCCGAAGGCGGCTGGAACAGCCTGGCGGCCGATCCCGACCATGGCGGCCAGGGCCTGCCCAAGAGCCTGGAAATCGGCGTCTTCGAGATGGTCCATGCCGCCAACATGGCCTTCGGCCTGTGCCCGATGCTGACCCTGGGAGCCATCGAGGCCCTGGCCCATCACGGCTCCGACCACCAGAGGGCCCTCTACCTGCCCCGCCTGGTCTCGGGCGAGTGGACCGGCACCATGAACCTGACCGAACCGCAGTCGGGCTCGGACCTCGGCACGATCACCACCCTGGCCACGCCGGACGGCGACGGCGGCTGGTCGATCACCGGCCAGAAGATCTACATCACCTGGGGCGATCACGACGTCGCCGACAATATCGTCCATCTGGTCCTGGCCCGCACGCCCGATGCCCCGCCCGGCGTCAAGGGTATCTCCCTGTTCCTGGCCCCGAAGGTCCTGGTCGAGGCTGACGGCACCCTGGGCGCGGCCAACGCCCTGCGGGCCGGCGGGCTGGAGCACAAGCTGGGCATTCACGGCTCGCCCACCTGCGTGATGCTGTTCGAGGGCGCGAAGGCCGAGCTGGTCGGCCAGCTGGGCTCGGGCCTGGCCCACATGTTCACGATGATGAACGCCGCCCGCCTGCAGGTCGGCACCCAGGGCGTGGCCATTGCCGAGCGCGCCTATCAGCAGGCCCTCGCCTTCTCGCTCGAGCGCCGCCAGGGCCGTTCGGCCTGGACCGGCGAGGCCTCGGCCCGACTGTTCGACCATCCGGACGTGCGCCGGACCCTGATGCTGATGAAGGCCAGGATCGAGGCCGCCCGTGGCATCTGCCTGTCGACCGCCGTCGCCGCCGACCTGGCCAGCCATGGCGCGACCGAGGCCGACCGCTCGGCCGCCCGCCTGCGCGAGGAACTCCTGACCCCCATCGCCAAGGCCTGGTCGACCGACATCGGGGTCGAGGTCGCATCCCAGGGGGTGCAGATCCACGGCGGCATGGGATTCATCGAGGAAACCGGCGCGGCCCAGCACTATCGCGACGCCCGGATCGCCCCGATCTATGAGGGCACCAACGGCATCCAGGCCATCGATCTGGTCGGCCGCAAGCTGAGCCTCGGCGAGGGCCAGGCGATCGGCGACCTGATGGACGACATGCGCGACACGATCGACGCCCTCAATGCGGCGGGCGATCCGGCCTTCGGCACCCTGGCCAGACGCCTGGAGACCGCCCTGGACGCCGCCAGCGCCGCCACGGCCTGGCTGATCGAGCGCCGGGCGCGGGCCATGCCCGATGCTCTCAGCGGGGCGACCGCCTATCTGAAACTGCTGGGCGATGTGGTCGGCGGCTGGATGCTGGCCAAGGGGGCCCTGGCCGCTTCGGCCGCGATCGCGGCGGGCGAGGGCGATGCCGGCTGGCTGGGAACCAAACTGGCCCTGGCGCGGATCTATGCCGAAACGGTCCTGGCCCAGGTCCCGGGCCAGGCTGCGGGTGTCACCCTGGGCGCGGCGGATCTGGCCGCGACGACGCCGGAGATGCTGGGGGCGTAG
- a CDS encoding YceI family protein produces MAATRTRYTTVAIVLHWLIAAAIIFQIILGWRAGDGPKGPTTFALFQLHKSIGITILLLSLARLGWRLFNPPPPAPVGQPNWEKTASHLVHIGFYVIMIGLPLTGWILVSASKINIPTLLFGTIPWPHLPLIPDLAPAAKHVWHQIGLIGHEVMVKLTYLLLLLHLGAVAKHQVLDKDAVFGNMAPGAMPGLKEPRAWLAAAGLAAVIAAGYLYMPGVKPAAQPAVAAEPALVTAPVPTAAVATAPDAPAAASATAPAPVLKDPVAWTVSKGSTLGFTASWSGEALEGSFTRWTADILFSPEALDRSKLTVSIDMASAKTGDDQRDASLPGEDFFATAAHPKAVFSASKFRKTGEGRFVADGTLDLRGVKKPLSLPFSLKIDGDTATARGVTTLDRTTFGVGQGEWASTDQIAAKVKVSFALTAKRK; encoded by the coding sequence ATGGCCGCGACACGCACGCGCTACACGACGGTGGCGATCGTTCTTCACTGGCTGATCGCCGCGGCCATCATCTTCCAGATCATTCTCGGCTGGAGGGCGGGGGACGGTCCCAAGGGACCGACGACCTTCGCCCTCTTCCAGCTGCACAAGTCGATCGGCATCACCATCCTGCTGCTCAGCCTGGCGCGGCTGGGCTGGCGGCTGTTCAATCCGCCGCCGCCCGCGCCCGTGGGGCAGCCGAACTGGGAAAAGACCGCCTCGCACCTCGTGCATATCGGCTTCTACGTGATCATGATCGGCCTGCCTCTGACGGGCTGGATCCTGGTTTCGGCCAGCAAGATCAACATCCCGACCCTGCTGTTCGGGACCATTCCCTGGCCGCATCTGCCGCTGATCCCCGATCTGGCACCGGCGGCCAAGCATGTCTGGCACCAGATCGGCCTGATCGGCCACGAGGTGATGGTCAAGCTCACCTATCTGCTGCTGCTTCTGCACCTGGGCGCGGTGGCCAAGCACCAGGTGCTCGATAAGGACGCGGTGTTCGGCAACATGGCACCGGGGGCGATGCCGGGCCTGAAGGAGCCGCGCGCCTGGCTGGCCGCCGCCGGTCTCGCGGCGGTGATCGCCGCCGGCTATCTCTACATGCCCGGCGTCAAGCCTGCCGCCCAGCCGGCCGTGGCCGCGGAGCCCGCGCTGGTTACTGCCCCCGTCCCGACAGCAGCGGTGGCGACTGCGCCTGACGCCCCGGCCGCCGCTTCGGCAACCGCCCCGGCCCCGGTCCTTAAGGATCCCGTCGCCTGGACGGTGAGCAAGGGATCGACCCTGGGCTTTACGGCCTCCTGGTCCGGCGAGGCGCTGGAGGGCAGCTTCACCCGCTGGACCGCCGACATCCTGTTCTCGCCCGAGGCCCTGGACCGCTCGAAGCTGACGGTCAGCATCGATATGGCCTCGGCCAAGACCGGCGATGACCAGCGCGACGCCAGCCTTCCCGGCGAGGATTTCTTCGCCACGGCCGCCCATCCCAAGGCGGTGTTCAGCGCCAGCAAGTTCCGCAAGACCGGCGAGGGCCGGTTCGTCGCCGATGGGACTCTGGACCTGCGCGGCGTCAAGAAGCCGCTCAGCCTGCCGTTCAGCCTCAAGATCGACGGCGACACGGCCACGGCGCGCGGTGTAACCACCCTCGACCGGACGACGTTCGGGGTCGGACAGGGTGAATGGGCGAGTACGGATCAGATCGCGGCCAAGGTGAAGGTCAGCTTCGCCCTGACGGCCAAGCGGAAATAG
- a CDS encoding transcriptional regulator: MSAGLDPAIHAPNRLQMCCMLAGVDTIDFATVREALDVSESVLSKHIKTLEEAGYLKIRKTPSEGRVRTWLALTGAGRKALKGHLAALRALMAGAEGSVA, from the coding sequence GTGAGCGCGGGCCTCGACCCCGCCATCCACGCGCCCAACCGGCTGCAGATGTGCTGCATGCTGGCCGGGGTCGACACCATCGATTTCGCCACGGTCCGCGAGGCCCTGGATGTCAGCGAGTCGGTGCTCAGCAAGCACATCAAGACCCTGGAAGAGGCCGGCTATCTGAAGATCCGCAAGACGCCGTCCGAGGGCCGGGTCCGAACCTGGCTGGCCCTGACCGGCGCGGGCCGCAAGGCCCTGAAGGGGCATCTGGCGGCGCTACGGGCCCTGATGGCCGGGGCCGAAGGCAGCGTGGCATGA
- a CDS encoding type II toxin-antitoxin system VapB family antitoxin, producing MGILIKNPDAERAVRELAELTGESLTTAVEIAVRERLAAKRREARPHRPRSAAEMDAITRKYLTPEALAGLLPPITKTDFDDLNEIPGYDGSET from the coding sequence GTGGGCATCCTGATCAAGAATCCCGACGCCGAACGCGCGGTGCGGGAACTGGCGGAACTGACCGGCGAAAGCCTGACCACAGCGGTCGAGATCGCCGTGCGGGAACGGCTGGCGGCCAAGCGGCGCGAGGCCAGGCCGCATCGTCCGCGCAGCGCCGCCGAGATGGACGCGATCACCCGCAAATACCTGACACCTGAAGCTCTGGCGGGCTTGCTGCCGCCCATCACCAAGACCGACTTCGACGACCTCAACGAAATCCCCGGCTACGACGGCTCTGAAACGTGA
- a CDS encoding FAD-binding oxidoreductase yields the protein MTKPVPADTLSRLKAVLGEGGWSQDPERLEPKLLEWRGRWRGETPLLVLPRTTGEVAAVVGICAADGVAITPQGGNTGLVAGQIPQGEILLSTEKLRAVRDVDGLDDVMVLEAGVTLSEAHARAASVGRRFTVGVASEGSCTIGGLVSTNAGGTAVLRYGMMREQVLGLEAVLPNGEIWNGLKRLRKDNTGYDLKQLLIGAEGTLGVVTAASLKLHPLLASRAVAIVGLGSPEDAIQLLARAKDETGGAVEAFELMGRLGFELTLRNVPGLRDPLPSIHPWYVLIEIASGEPGAAEAALERLLASALERGLISDAAVAQTQTQMKAFWHIREGHSAGQKPEGAAWKHDVSVPVSKIPVFIARANAAIAAAYPGTRIVAFGHVGDGNVHYDVIKPAGGDDDAHDAQRDAGASIVHDITADLNGSISAEHGLGAMKTIEAVGYKDPVELTALRAIRSALDPQRIMNPRVLF from the coding sequence ATGACCAAGCCCGTTCCCGCCGATACCCTGTCCCGCCTGAAAGCCGTGCTCGGCGAGGGCGGGTGGAGCCAGGACCCTGAGCGCCTCGAGCCCAAGCTGCTGGAGTGGCGCGGTCGCTGGCGGGGCGAGACGCCGTTGCTGGTGTTGCCGCGCACCACGGGCGAGGTGGCCGCCGTGGTCGGCATCTGCGCCGCCGACGGGGTGGCGATCACGCCGCAGGGCGGCAATACCGGTCTGGTAGCCGGCCAGATCCCCCAGGGCGAGATCCTGCTCTCGACCGAAAAGCTGCGGGCCGTGCGCGATGTCGACGGGCTGGATGACGTCATGGTGCTGGAGGCCGGGGTGACCCTGTCAGAAGCCCATGCCCGGGCGGCCAGCGTCGGGCGTCGCTTCACGGTCGGGGTGGCCTCGGAGGGCTCCTGCACGATCGGCGGCCTGGTCTCGACCAATGCCGGCGGCACGGCCGTGCTGCGTTACGGCATGATGCGCGAGCAGGTGCTGGGTCTCGAAGCGGTACTGCCCAATGGCGAGATCTGGAACGGCCTCAAGCGGCTGCGCAAGGACAATACCGGCTATGACCTCAAGCAGCTCCTGATCGGGGCCGAGGGCACGCTGGGCGTGGTCACCGCCGCCAGCCTGAAACTGCATCCGCTGCTCGCCTCGCGGGCCGTGGCCATTGTCGGCCTGGGCTCGCCGGAAGACGCCATCCAGCTTCTGGCCCGGGCCAAGGACGAGACCGGCGGGGCCGTCGAGGCCTTCGAGCTGATGGGCCGGCTGGGTTTCGAACTGACCTTGCGCAACGTGCCGGGTCTGCGCGACCCGCTGCCGTCCATCCATCCCTGGTACGTGCTGATCGAGATCGCCAGCGGCGAGCCTGGCGCAGCCGAGGCTGCCCTGGAGCGCCTGCTGGCCAGCGCCCTTGAGCGCGGCCTGATCAGCGACGCCGCCGTGGCCCAGACCCAGACCCAGATGAAGGCGTTCTGGCATATCCGCGAGGGTCACTCGGCCGGCCAGAAGCCGGAAGGCGCGGCCTGGAAACACGATGTCAGCGTGCCGGTCTCCAAGATCCCGGTCTTCATCGCGCGCGCCAATGCCGCTATCGCTGCGGCCTATCCGGGCACGCGGATCGTCGCCTTCGGCCATGTCGGTGACGGCAATGTCCACTATGACGTGATCAAGCCCGCCGGCGGCGATGACGACGCCCATGACGCCCAGCGCGACGCCGGGGCGAGCATCGTCCACGACATCACGGCCGATCTGAACGGCTCGATCAGCGCCGAGCACGGCCTGGGGGCGATGAAGACGATCGAGGCGGTGGGCTACAAGGATCCGGTCGAACTGACCGCCCTGAGGGCGATCCGCTCGGCGCTGGATCCGCAGCGGATCATGAACCCCCGGGTCTTGTTCTAG